The following coding sequences are from one Rathayibacter sp. SW19 window:
- a CDS encoding aspartate aminotransferase family protein, with amino-acid sequence MNDLNPADGQRAHDLDVAHVFHSWSAQAGRNPLVIAGGSGCRAWDFDGKQYLDFSSQLVNLNIGHQHPAVIEGIKRQAEQLATIAPATANLSRGEAAQRIVDLAPDGFNKVFFTNGGADANENAIRLARLHTGRDTILSSYRSYHGNTGAAIVATGDWRRVQNQYARGHAHFFGPYLYRSEFWASTPEQESERALRHLERVIQSEGPASIAGILLESIPGTAGVLIPPPGYLAGVRALADRYDLVLILDEVMAGFGRSGRWFSFQGYDVTPDLITFAKGVNSGYVPAGGVIISDAIAHDFDSTVFPGGLTYSGHPLAMGSIIATLDAMKAEGIVENAARVGADAIGPGLAELADKHPSIGEVRGEGVFWAVELVADRDTREPLAAAKMGALKAGLLERGMLPFIQDNRVHVVPPCIVTDAEVAEAMAIYDDALTSIE; translated from the coding sequence ATGAACGACCTGAATCCGGCCGACGGGCAACGCGCCCATGACCTGGACGTCGCCCATGTCTTCCACTCCTGGTCCGCACAGGCGGGGCGCAATCCGCTGGTGATTGCCGGCGGCAGCGGATGCCGCGCGTGGGACTTCGACGGCAAGCAGTATCTCGACTTCTCGAGTCAGTTGGTGAACCTGAATATCGGGCACCAGCATCCGGCCGTCATCGAAGGCATCAAGCGCCAGGCCGAGCAGTTGGCCACCATTGCGCCAGCGACGGCCAACCTCTCACGCGGCGAAGCCGCGCAACGGATCGTCGATCTCGCGCCCGACGGCTTCAATAAGGTCTTCTTCACCAATGGCGGCGCGGATGCGAATGAGAACGCAATCCGGCTCGCTCGCCTGCACACGGGGCGCGACACCATCTTGTCCAGTTACCGCTCATACCACGGCAACACGGGTGCAGCCATCGTTGCGACGGGCGACTGGCGGCGCGTGCAGAACCAATACGCGCGCGGGCACGCACACTTCTTCGGGCCGTACCTGTATCGCAGCGAGTTCTGGGCGTCAACACCGGAACAGGAGAGCGAGCGGGCCCTGCGCCACCTGGAGCGCGTGATCCAGTCTGAGGGGCCGGCGTCGATCGCCGGCATCCTGCTCGAATCGATCCCCGGCACGGCCGGTGTGCTCATTCCGCCGCCCGGCTATCTGGCCGGTGTTCGCGCACTTGCCGACCGCTATGACCTGGTGCTGATCCTCGACGAGGTGATGGCGGGCTTCGGCCGGTCCGGCCGCTGGTTCAGCTTCCAGGGCTACGACGTAACCCCCGACCTGATCACGTTCGCCAAGGGTGTGAACTCGGGCTACGTGCCCGCCGGCGGTGTCATCATTTCGGATGCGATCGCTCACGACTTCGACAGCACCGTCTTCCCCGGCGGCCTCACCTACAGCGGGCATCCGCTTGCGATGGGCTCGATTATTGCAACCCTGGACGCCATGAAGGCCGAGGGCATCGTCGAGAACGCCGCTCGGGTCGGCGCCGACGCGATCGGTCCGGGTCTTGCGGAACTGGCCGACAAGCATCCGTCAATCGGTGAGGTGCGCGGCGAAGGCGTGTTCTGGGCGGTCGAACTGGTCGCCGATCGCGACACCCGCGAGCCGCTCGCGGCCGCGAAGATGGGCGCGCTGAAGGCTGGGCTGCTCGAGCGCGGCATGCTTCCGTTCATTCAAGACAACAGGGTGCACGTCGTGCCGCCGTGCATTGTCACAGACGCCGAGGTCGCAGAGGCCATGGCGATCTATGACGACGCGCTGACCTCGATCGAATAG
- the pyrE gene encoding orotate phosphoribosyltransferase — translation MLVTDARQQLIDYISAEAVFHGDFTLTSGKKATYYVDLRKVSLDHRVAPLIGQVMIDLIADVPDVFAVGGMTMGADPVAAAVLHQGAARGLAYDAFVVRKEPKDHGRGKQVEGPDLEGKRVIVLEDTSTTGGSPLQAIEALKKVGAVIAGVAVVVDRATGAKEVIEGAGYPYFAAIGLTDLGLA, via the coding sequence ATTCTCGTGACGGACGCGCGACAGCAGCTCATCGACTATATTTCGGCGGAGGCCGTGTTTCACGGTGACTTCACGCTGACCAGCGGCAAGAAGGCCACCTACTACGTTGACCTGCGCAAGGTCAGCCTCGACCATCGGGTTGCCCCCCTGATCGGGCAGGTCATGATCGACCTCATCGCCGACGTGCCAGACGTCTTCGCGGTCGGCGGCATGACGATGGGTGCCGACCCGGTCGCAGCCGCCGTACTGCACCAGGGAGCTGCACGCGGGTTGGCGTACGACGCCTTCGTCGTGCGCAAAGAGCCGAAGGACCACGGCCGCGGCAAGCAGGTCGAAGGCCCGGATCTCGAAGGCAAGCGGGTGATCGTGCTGGAAGACACCTCGACGACCGGCGGCTCTCCGCTGCAGGCGATCGAGGCGTTGAAGAAGGTCGGTGCCGTCATCGCCGGAGTCGCGGTCGTCGTCGATCGCGCGACCGGTGCAAAAGAAGTGATCGAGGGCGCAGGTTACCCCTACTTCGCTGCGATCGGGCTCACCGATCTGGGGCTCGCATAG
- a CDS encoding nitrilase-related carbon-nitrogen hydrolase, translated as MSISTPSSSTPSDSTPSNSTPPAVGSNVVRAAITQTRWTGDKASMLDKHEGFAREAAAAGARVICFQELFYGPYFGITQDKKYYGYAEAADGPIVQRFAALAKELNLVMVLPIYEEDQPGVYYNTAVVVDADGTILGKYRKHHIPHLEKFWEKFYFRPGNLGYPVFATAVGPVGVYICYDRHFPEGWRELGLGGAQIVFNPNATKPGLSNRLWELEQPAAAAANGYFVAAANRVGREDNEYGDEAVTFYGNSQFADPQGNIVGGYGSGEDEEVVIRDLDLDMVRAVRDDWQFYRDRRPDSYTRITQP; from the coding sequence ATGTCTATCAGCACACCGTCTAGCAGCACACCATCTGACAGCACACCCTCTAACAGCACGCCGCCAGCTGTGGGTTCGAATGTTGTTCGTGCGGCGATTACGCAGACGCGGTGGACGGGTGATAAGGCGTCGATGTTGGATAAGCATGAAGGGTTTGCCCGGGAGGCGGCGGCTGCTGGTGCGCGGGTGATTTGTTTTCAGGAACTGTTTTACGGCCCGTATTTCGGGATTACGCAGGATAAGAAGTATTACGGGTATGCGGAGGCGGCGGATGGGCCGATCGTGCAGCGTTTCGCCGCCCTGGCCAAGGAACTGAATCTGGTGATGGTGTTGCCGATTTATGAGGAGGACCAGCCGGGGGTGTATTACAACACGGCGGTGGTGGTGGATGCGGACGGGACCATCCTGGGGAAGTACCGTAAGCATCACATTCCGCATTTGGAGAAGTTTTGGGAGAAGTTCTATTTCCGGCCGGGGAATTTGGGGTATCCGGTTTTCGCGACGGCTGTGGGGCCGGTGGGTGTGTATATCTGTTATGACCGGCATTTCCCGGAGGGCTGGCGGGAGTTGGGTTTGGGTGGGGCGCAGATTGTGTTTAATCCGAATGCGACCAAGCCGGGTTTGTCGAACAGGTTGTGGGAGTTGGAGCAGCCGGCGGCTGCGGCGGCGAATGGGTATTTTGTGGCGGCGGCGAACCGGGTGGGGCGTGAGGATAACGAGTACGGCGATGAGGCGGTGACGTTTTACGGGAATAGTCAGTTCGCGGATCCGCAGGGCAACATTGTCGGCGGGTACGGGTCGGGGGAGGATGAGGAGGTCGTGATCCGGGATCTGGACTTGGACATGGTGCGGGCGGTGCGTGATGACTGGCAGTTCTACCGTGACCGCCGCCCCGATTCCTACACCCGCATCACCCAACCATAA
- a CDS encoding M23 family metallopeptidase, translated as MSHTTGGPTEPSGSWPGQVSAILVQPVDNAQVVRGSDGMDHVEYGLLVVNVFSDPVTLTGVTVVGPGGKKLTRIEGDKLAVATQSLYTHAPSPVVAVSAAVAVEIDLVLPPGQVPEQVTHRIDYTLPKGLPGAAIIDDRSVHGPELAIDRSKAITIASPLAGDGWLATSACCAPNVHRDLRLAADGLRIATAETFAVDWARVKGDRVYDGTGSSNEQFYGFGADVLAVADGTVVAATDGAPESIPFNSKPAETKEGFGGNQVILKIAPGVYAAYGHLQPGNLTVRVGDTVKTGEVIAKLGNTGPSQGPHLHFGLLDRPDLFVGRSLPFVFKSLTVTGTVDFAASTGDELVISPASHKARMAYPLYGTIADFP; from the coding sequence ATGTCTCACACCACGGGCGGGCCCACGGAGCCTTCGGGGTCGTGGCCAGGGCAGGTCAGCGCGATCCTGGTGCAGCCGGTCGACAATGCCCAAGTCGTCCGCGGCAGCGACGGAATGGACCACGTCGAATACGGACTCCTCGTCGTCAACGTATTCAGCGACCCGGTGACGCTGACCGGTGTGACGGTCGTCGGGCCGGGCGGCAAGAAGCTCACGCGGATCGAAGGAGACAAGCTCGCGGTCGCGACCCAGTCGCTATACACTCACGCGCCGTCACCCGTCGTCGCCGTGTCGGCGGCCGTGGCGGTGGAAATCGACCTCGTACTGCCGCCGGGCCAGGTGCCGGAGCAGGTGACACATCGCATCGACTACACACTCCCGAAAGGACTACCGGGCGCCGCGATCATCGATGACCGTAGCGTTCACGGCCCTGAGCTTGCCATCGACCGCAGCAAGGCCATCACGATCGCATCTCCGTTGGCGGGCGACGGCTGGCTCGCCACCTCCGCGTGCTGTGCACCCAACGTCCACCGGGATCTTCGGCTCGCGGCTGACGGGCTCCGCATTGCGACGGCTGAGACCTTCGCCGTCGACTGGGCGCGAGTGAAGGGCGACCGAGTCTACGACGGCACCGGGAGCAGCAACGAGCAGTTCTACGGCTTCGGGGCCGACGTGCTTGCTGTCGCCGACGGAACGGTCGTCGCAGCCACCGACGGCGCGCCGGAGTCGATCCCGTTCAATTCCAAACCGGCAGAGACCAAGGAGGGCTTCGGCGGCAATCAGGTGATCCTGAAGATCGCCCCTGGCGTGTATGCGGCCTACGGTCACTTGCAGCCGGGCAACCTCACGGTGCGCGTCGGCGACACCGTCAAGACCGGAGAAGTCATTGCCAAGCTCGGGAACACCGGGCCCTCCCAAGGCCCGCACCTGCACTTCGGCCTACTGGACAGGCCCGACCTCTTCGTGGGGCGCAGTCTGCCGTTCGTGTTCAAAAGTCTCACCGTCACCGGCACCGTGGACTTCGCGGCATCGACCGGCGATGAGCTCGTGATCTCGCCAGCATCGCACAAGGCCCGCATGGCTTATCCGCTCTACGGCACCATTGCCGACTTCCCCTGA
- a CDS encoding septum formation family protein: MAQHSGGDPADPTGAEDHSDHDDADAVDDDTTDALGGTDWLLEQLSGSRTQDRTPAQRAPAQRAPESEVPEAEVPEAEVPELTVPEPTVPEPTVPEPTGAADVLAPPPIAPDPPVVAETPLTPEAPIAPDLPRSADAPPKLRWSWATESVEPINPVDPIEPAAPTERVVPAAQTAPTVPIVPPVPSVPAVPEAPSVPTQSIARAQPDVPPESVANASDTGPATFLWGLTPNDQVDPLIHPQATEPVVPETAPSQVAPAVSTPAVPTPAVPTPAVPTPAVPTPAVSTPAVSTPAVSTPAVSTPALPTPALPTAALPTTDAPLQETATDAFFTSAATGSPAGLAPVGPAAVAHAAVAHAAVAHAPVAPAPGAIPAAVATRSPIADARHGAGGPRGPRDASARRSTRVLFWVAGALLVVLLLIGLFVLGTRLPTMFQGAPAPTPTATKTATPTPTPTPTVVATGPQSPGTHAWDSLRGGECLQPFTTPWALTFTVVDCATPHAAQLVYTGVFSTDAAAAYPGVDQLASQINLLCSRPGILNLTAAAAFTDAQIQAAYPATAEQWQGGQRSYFCFVNRAGGEPLTGSIAGPGPS, encoded by the coding sequence GTGGCACAACACAGCGGAGGGGACCCGGCAGATCCAACTGGCGCCGAAGACCACTCGGATCACGACGATGCGGATGCCGTCGACGACGATACTACGGATGCGCTCGGCGGCACTGACTGGCTGCTCGAACAGCTGAGCGGTAGCCGCACACAGGATCGCACACCCGCGCAGCGCGCACCGGCGCAGCGCGCACCGGAGTCGGAGGTGCCGGAGGCTGAGGTGCCGGAGGCTGAGGTGCCGGAACTGACCGTGCCGGAGCCGACCGTGCCGGAGCCGACCGTGCCGGAGCCGACCGGAGCAGCGGACGTTCTCGCCCCGCCACCCATCGCGCCTGATCCGCCCGTCGTGGCCGAAACACCCTTGACGCCAGAAGCGCCCATCGCGCCTGATCTGCCTCGTTCCGCGGACGCTCCGCCGAAGCTGCGCTGGTCGTGGGCCACCGAATCAGTCGAACCCATCAACCCCGTCGATCCGATCGAACCGGCCGCACCGACTGAGCGCGTCGTGCCGGCAGCTCAGACTGCGCCGACGGTTCCAATCGTGCCCCCAGTTCCAAGCGTGCCGGCAGTTCCCGAGGCTCCAAGCGTGCCGACGCAGTCAATTGCGCGCGCGCAGCCCGACGTTCCGCCTGAGTCGGTCGCGAACGCATCGGATACCGGCCCCGCAACTTTCCTGTGGGGACTGACGCCAAACGACCAAGTCGACCCGTTGATCCATCCGCAGGCGACGGAGCCTGTGGTGCCCGAAACCGCTCCGTCCCAGGTGGCCCCAGCCGTGTCGACCCCGGCCGTGCCGACCCCAGCCGTGCCGACCCCAGCCGTGCCGACCCCAGCCGTGCCGACCCCAGCCGTGTCGACCCCAGCCGTGTCGACCCCAGCCGTGTCGACCCCAGCCGTGTCGACCCCAGCACTCCCGACCCCAGCACTCCCGACCGCGGCACTCCCAACCACGGATGCGCCGCTACAGGAGACGGCGACCGACGCGTTCTTCACGTCGGCCGCGACGGGCTCACCGGCGGGCCTTGCGCCGGTCGGCCCTGCAGCTGTCGCCCACGCAGCTGTCGCCCACGCAGCTGTCGCCCACGCACCGGTCGCCCCCGCGCCCGGAGCGATCCCTGCCGCTGTGGCAACCAGGTCCCCGATTGCGGATGCCCGGCACGGCGCGGGCGGTCCGCGCGGGCCGCGCGACGCATCCGCTCGTCGGTCCACGCGAGTGCTGTTCTGGGTGGCCGGCGCGCTCCTCGTCGTCTTACTGCTGATCGGGCTGTTCGTGCTCGGCACCCGGCTCCCCACAATGTTTCAGGGTGCGCCTGCTCCCACGCCGACCGCGACGAAGACGGCAACTCCGACTCCCACGCCGACCCCGACGGTGGTCGCAACCGGGCCGCAAAGCCCCGGAACACACGCCTGGGACTCCCTGCGCGGCGGCGAATGCCTGCAACCGTTCACCACGCCGTGGGCGCTGACTTTCACCGTTGTCGATTGCGCGACTCCGCATGCCGCGCAACTCGTATACACCGGAGTGTTCTCAACGGATGCCGCCGCCGCGTACCCGGGTGTCGACCAGTTGGCCTCGCAGATCAATCTGCTCTGTAGTCGCCCCGGCATCCTGAACCTCACCGCTGCCGCTGCGTTCACCGATGCACAGATCCAGGCCGCGTATCCGGCGACCGCCGAGCAATGGCAAGGCGGTCAGCGTTCGTACTTCTGTTTCGTGAACCGTGCCGGCGGCGAGCCGCTGACCGGGAGCATTGCCGGCCCCGGCCCGTCCTGA
- a CDS encoding TIGR03842 family LLM class F420-dependent oxidoreductase yields the protein MDFGVVLQTNPPASRTVYLAKLAEQYGFTHAWTFDSHLLWQEPYVIYSRILAETSRIIVGPMVTNPATRDWTVTASTYATLNEMYGNRTVCGIGRGDSAVRVTNGAPTTLKTLRESIHVIRELANSRPVEYNGATLQFPWSHGSSLEMWVAAYGPLALKLAGEVGDGFILQLADVDIAAWMIKTVRDAASNAGRDPMSVKFCVAAPMYIGDGSEESRAHMREECRWFGGMVGNHVADIVAKYGTGGAIPQALTDYIAGREGYDYNEHGRAGNTHTQFVPDEIVDRFCVLGTADDHIEKLTRLKELGVHQFAGYLQHDNKEETLRVYGETVIPALSQHVVAKS from the coding sequence ATGGATTTCGGAGTCGTACTTCAAACCAACCCGCCGGCCTCGCGCACGGTGTATCTCGCGAAGCTCGCCGAGCAATACGGTTTCACGCACGCGTGGACGTTCGACTCACACCTGCTCTGGCAAGAGCCGTATGTGATCTACAGCCGCATCCTCGCCGAGACCAGCCGCATCATCGTCGGCCCCATGGTCACCAATCCGGCGACGCGAGACTGGACGGTCACTGCGTCAACGTACGCGACGCTCAACGAGATGTACGGCAACCGCACAGTCTGCGGCATCGGCCGCGGCGACTCGGCCGTGCGGGTCACCAACGGTGCACCGACGACGCTGAAGACACTACGCGAATCGATCCATGTGATTCGCGAACTCGCGAACTCCCGCCCGGTCGAATACAACGGTGCGACGCTGCAATTCCCGTGGAGCCACGGCTCGTCTCTCGAGATGTGGGTCGCGGCATACGGGCCGCTCGCGCTCAAACTCGCCGGTGAGGTCGGCGACGGCTTCATCCTGCAGCTGGCGGATGTCGACATTGCCGCGTGGATGATCAAGACCGTGCGGGATGCCGCGTCCAACGCCGGCCGGGATCCCATGTCCGTCAAGTTCTGCGTTGCGGCTCCGATGTACATCGGTGACGGCTCCGAAGAATCGCGAGCGCACATGCGCGAGGAGTGCCGCTGGTTCGGTGGGATGGTCGGCAACCACGTGGCCGACATCGTGGCGAAATACGGCACCGGCGGCGCGATTCCGCAGGCGCTCACCGACTACATCGCCGGCCGTGAGGGCTACGACTACAACGAGCACGGCCGCGCCGGCAACACCCACACCCAGTTCGTGCCCGATGAGATCGTCGACCGATTCTGCGTGCTCGGCACTGCGGATGACCACATCGAGAAACTCACGCGGCTGAAAGAACTCGGGGTGCACCAGTTCGCAGGCTACCTGCAGCACGACAACAAGGAAGAGACGTTGCGCGTCTATGGGGAGACTGTGATCCCGGCGCTCTCGCAGCACGTGGTGGCAAAGTCATGA
- a CDS encoding CoA-acylating methylmalonate-semialdehyde dehydrogenase, translating to MTDFINHWIDGTSVEGESTRSAPVYDPAKGVAEKQVRLGSAADVDTAVAAARAAFPAWSDTSWAKRLQVMFNFRELLNARRQELAEILTSEHGKVLSDAFGEITRGLEVVEFALGLPHLAKGEYTENASTGVDVYSTRQPLGVVGIITPFNFPAMVPLWFFPIAIAAGNTVVLKPSEKDPSSSVWLAKLMQEAGLPDGVMNVVHGDKESVDALLEHPDVASISFVGSTPIAKYIYETASKNGKRVQALGGAKNHMLVLPDADLDVTADAAVNAGFGSAGERCMAISVLLVVDTVADELIAKITERMSGLTTGDGRRGCDMGPLITAVHRDKVASYIDLATEDGASVVVDGRDVKADGDADGFWLGPTLIDRVPVTSKVYTDEIFGPVLSVVRVSGYEEGLNIINNVHYGNGTAIFTNDGGAARRFQREVQVGMIGINVPIPVPVAYFSFGGWNDSMFGDTTAYGTEGVRFFTRAKAVTSRWLDPSHGGINLGFPQNA from the coding sequence ATGACCGACTTCATCAACCACTGGATCGACGGCACCTCCGTCGAAGGCGAATCGACTCGCTCTGCACCCGTTTACGACCCCGCAAAGGGCGTCGCCGAGAAGCAGGTGCGCCTGGGCAGCGCAGCGGATGTCGACACCGCGGTCGCTGCCGCACGCGCGGCTTTTCCCGCTTGGAGCGACACCTCCTGGGCGAAACGCCTGCAGGTGATGTTCAACTTTCGTGAACTGCTGAACGCGCGGCGTCAGGAGCTTGCGGAGATCCTCACCTCGGAGCACGGCAAAGTGCTCTCCGACGCGTTCGGTGAGATCACTCGCGGACTCGAGGTCGTCGAATTCGCGCTCGGCCTGCCGCATCTGGCCAAGGGCGAGTACACGGAGAACGCGTCGACCGGCGTCGACGTCTATTCGACCAGGCAGCCGCTCGGCGTGGTCGGCATCATCACGCCGTTCAACTTTCCGGCGATGGTGCCGCTGTGGTTTTTCCCGATCGCGATCGCGGCGGGCAACACGGTGGTGTTGAAGCCGAGCGAGAAGGACCCGTCTTCGTCGGTGTGGCTGGCAAAACTCATGCAGGAGGCCGGGCTGCCGGACGGTGTGATGAACGTGGTGCACGGAGACAAGGAATCAGTGGATGCGTTGCTTGAGCATCCGGATGTCGCCTCGATCTCCTTCGTCGGCTCGACGCCGATCGCGAAATACATTTACGAGACCGCATCGAAGAACGGCAAGCGCGTGCAGGCGCTGGGCGGCGCGAAGAACCACATGCTCGTGCTGCCGGATGCCGACCTCGACGTGACCGCGGATGCTGCCGTCAATGCAGGCTTCGGCTCGGCCGGCGAGCGTTGCATGGCTATCAGCGTGCTGCTGGTCGTCGACACTGTGGCCGACGAGCTCATCGCGAAGATCACCGAGCGGATGTCCGGACTCACGACCGGAGACGGACGTCGCGGCTGCGACATGGGGCCGCTGATCACCGCAGTGCATCGTGACAAGGTCGCGTCGTACATCGATTTGGCGACCGAGGACGGCGCATCCGTTGTGGTGGACGGTCGTGACGTGAAGGCAGACGGCGACGCCGACGGCTTCTGGCTCGGCCCGACACTGATCGACCGTGTGCCGGTGACCTCGAAGGTATACACCGACGAGATCTTTGGCCCGGTGCTCTCTGTTGTGCGAGTGTCCGGCTATGAAGAGGGCCTGAACATCATCAACAACGTGCACTACGGCAATGGCACGGCGATCTTCACCAACGACGGGGGTGCCGCACGGCGCTTCCAACGTGAGGTGCAGGTCGGCATGATCGGCATCAACGTGCCGATCCCTGTGCCGGTTGCATACTTCTCGTTCGGCGGCTGGAACGATTCGATGTTCGGCGACACCACCGCGTATGGCACCGAGGGCGTGCGGTTCTTCACACGCGCCAAGGCTGTGACCAGTCGGTGGCTCGACCCGAGCCACGGCGGGATCAACCTGGGGTTCCCGCAGAACGCGTGA
- a CDS encoding alpha/beta fold hydrolase — MSLALRAVVFASIAAGVALVGGCAAHAPDQGGTGVSFTAAPSASPGTDFARPVDIPGGRRLYLECRGSGSPTVVLISGTGGAADEWMSAVATADPAAPPTPSTQSVFDTLARTGRVCAYDRPGTTLMSGAPDRSTSVAQPTTALQDVVDLQALLTAAGEPGPYVLVGASWGGMIAQQFARQHPGETKGIVLVDAASVYLKSTLTPMQWSNWMATNATAHAKSPDAESPDYETSVAELQAGAVAPRIPAAVLSSDRPWDLGVTPGASTWPAWTQAQELLAHSLDATHITDTHSGHGIAVEQPALVATAIRQVVERVR; from the coding sequence ATGTCGCTGGCATTGCGGGCCGTGGTGTTCGCTTCGATCGCAGCCGGTGTCGCACTCGTAGGCGGATGCGCCGCTCACGCACCTGACCAGGGTGGCACGGGAGTGTCTTTCACCGCGGCGCCGAGCGCCTCGCCCGGCACGGACTTCGCGCGCCCGGTCGACATCCCAGGCGGGCGCCGGCTCTATCTTGAATGCCGAGGATCCGGCTCCCCGACGGTGGTCTTGATCTCGGGCACCGGCGGCGCCGCCGACGAGTGGATGAGCGCGGTCGCGACCGCGGACCCGGCCGCGCCGCCGACGCCCAGCACTCAGTCGGTGTTCGACACCCTTGCTCGCACTGGCCGGGTCTGCGCCTACGACCGGCCAGGGACGACCCTGATGTCTGGCGCACCGGATCGGTCGACCTCCGTAGCACAGCCGACAACGGCACTGCAGGACGTCGTCGACCTCCAGGCGCTCCTGACCGCGGCGGGCGAGCCCGGCCCGTACGTGCTGGTCGGCGCCTCGTGGGGCGGGATGATCGCACAACAGTTCGCGCGGCAACACCCGGGCGAGACGAAAGGCATTGTGTTGGTGGATGCGGCATCCGTGTATCTGAAGAGCACCCTCACACCCATGCAATGGTCCAACTGGATGGCAACGAACGCGACCGCACACGCGAAGTCACCCGACGCCGAATCGCCTGATTATGAAACGAGCGTCGCAGAACTCCAGGCAGGCGCGGTGGCTCCTCGTATTCCGGCCGCCGTGCTCTCGTCCGACCGGCCATGGGATCTCGGCGTGACACCCGGTGCGTCGACCTGGCCGGCGTGGACCCAGGCGCAGGAACTCCTCGCCCATTCGTTGGATGCCACGCACATCACGGACACCCATAGCGGTCACGGCATTGCGGTCGAGCAGCCGGCACTCGTCGCGACTGCGATCCGCCAGGTCGTCGAACGGGTTCGATAG
- the hydA gene encoding dihydropyrimidinase yields MKTLIKNGTVVNATGTASADVLIDGETIAAVLAPGSTLLGFDVEHNVDTVIDAAGKYVIPGGIDAHTHMEMPFGGTNASDTFETGTRAAAWGGTTSIVDFIVQYPDQNVVDQYHLWHEKAAGNCAIDYGFHQILSDVQDSSLTAMDELVAEGVTSFKLFMAYKGVFLSDDGQILRAFQKGAENGAMMMMHAENGAVIDVLVKQALEAGNTSPYFHGTTRPWQAEEEATHRAIMIADITGAPLYIVHVSAKQAVEQIAAARARGRNVFGETCPQYLYLSLEEQLGASSEEWGSFEGAKWVCSTPLRSREEGHQHHMWQALRKNDLQMVSTDHCPFCMKGQKDMGIGDFSKIPNGIGSVEHRMDLLYQGVVEGNISLPRWVEVTSTTPARMFGMYGKKGVVQPGADGDVVIYNPNGHTSIGVGKTHHMNMDYSAWEGFEIDGHVDTVLSRGRVIIDDNQYLGHAGDGAFIKRGLTQYLT; encoded by the coding sequence ATGAAGACACTGATCAAGAACGGGACGGTCGTGAACGCGACCGGAACGGCATCCGCCGATGTGTTGATCGACGGTGAGACGATCGCCGCGGTGCTGGCACCCGGGTCGACGCTGCTCGGCTTCGACGTGGAACACAACGTTGACACCGTGATCGACGCGGCCGGCAAGTACGTGATCCCCGGCGGCATCGATGCGCACACACACATGGAGATGCCGTTCGGCGGCACGAACGCCTCCGACACGTTCGAGACGGGTACCCGCGCGGCTGCGTGGGGCGGCACGACGAGCATCGTCGACTTCATCGTGCAGTATCCCGACCAGAACGTCGTCGACCAGTACCACCTGTGGCACGAGAAGGCCGCGGGCAACTGCGCGATCGACTACGGCTTTCACCAGATCCTCTCCGATGTGCAGGATTCGTCGCTGACCGCGATGGACGAACTCGTCGCAGAGGGCGTCACCAGCTTCAAGCTGTTCATGGCATACAAGGGTGTGTTCCTGTCTGATGACGGGCAGATCCTGCGGGCATTCCAGAAGGGCGCCGAGAATGGCGCCATGATGATGATGCACGCTGAGAACGGTGCGGTCATCGACGTTCTCGTGAAGCAGGCGCTTGAGGCGGGCAACACTTCGCCATATTTCCATGGCACGACGCGGCCCTGGCAGGCGGAGGAAGAGGCCACGCACCGGGCGATCATGATCGCAGACATCACCGGTGCGCCGCTGTACATCGTGCACGTGTCCGCGAAGCAGGCCGTCGAGCAGATCGCGGCCGCGCGTGCGAGGGGCAGGAATGTGTTCGGCGAGACCTGCCCGCAGTACCTCTACCTGTCGCTCGAGGAGCAGCTCGGCGCCTCCAGCGAGGAATGGGGGAGTTTCGAGGGCGCCAAGTGGGTGTGCTCGACCCCGTTGCGCTCGCGCGAAGAGGGTCATCAGCATCACATGTGGCAGGCGCTGCGCAAGAACGATCTGCAGATGGTCTCGACCGATCACTGCCCGTTCTGCATGAAGGGCCAGAAGGACATGGGGATCGGCGATTTCTCGAAGATCCCGAACGGCATCGGGTCGGTCGAACACCGGATGGACTTGCTCTACCAGGGCGTCGTCGAGGGCAACATCTCACTGCCGCGCTGGGTGGAGGTCACCTCGACAACGCCGGCGCGCATGTTCGGGATGTACGGCAAGAAGGGTGTCGTCCAGCCGGGCGCAGACGGGGACGTGGTGATCTACAACCCGAACGGCCATACGTCGATCGGTGTGGGCAAGACCCATCACATGAACATGGACTACAGCGCGTGGGAAGGCTTCGAGATCGACGGTCACGTCGACACGGTGCTCTCGCGTGGCCGGGTCATCATCGACGACAACCAGTATCTCGGGCACGCCGGCGATGGCGCCTTCATCAAGCGTGGCCTGACCCAATACCTGACCTAA